From Flavobacterium sp. 102, a single genomic window includes:
- a CDS encoding GNAT family N-acetyltransferase, which translates to MTFDHFSVRLLEISDLEKYFSLVENNRKRLEDFFTGTVSRTKTFEETTQFLKELLQKRDDKLYYPFVIENLETKELVGFIDVKNIDWNIPKAELGCYIDKDYAGKGITTKAFSLVVDHCFDHFGFAKLFLRTHESNLFAQKLADRSGFQVEGKIRKDYKTTKGEVVDLIYYGKIKA; encoded by the coding sequence ATGACTTTTGATCATTTTAGTGTCCGTTTATTAGAAATCTCCGATTTGGAAAAATACTTTTCGCTTGTAGAAAATAACAGAAAACGATTGGAGGACTTTTTTACAGGAACTGTCTCCAGAACAAAAACCTTTGAAGAAACAACGCAATTTTTAAAGGAATTACTTCAGAAGCGCGACGATAAATTATATTATCCATTTGTAATCGAGAATCTTGAAACCAAAGAATTGGTTGGTTTTATTGATGTCAAAAACATTGACTGGAATATTCCGAAAGCAGAATTAGGCTGTTACATCGATAAAGATTATGCCGGAAAAGGCATCACTACAAAAGCTTTTTCATTAGTTGTAGACCATTGTTTTGACCATTTTGGGTTTGCAAAACTGTTTTTAAGAACACACGAAAGTAATTTGTTTGCTCAGAAACTTGCTGACAGAAGTGGATTTCAGGTAGAAGGAAAAATTCGAAAAGATTATAAAACTACAAAAGGTGAAGTCGTGGATTTGATTTATTACGGTAAAATTAAAGCGTAA
- a CDS encoding YHS domain-containing (seleno)protein, with protein MNKSILFLLFAFVSVTGLAQNSRATHFNLEKKVAIQGYDPVAYFTQKKAIKGKSSLASTYEGVIYYFSSQANKETFVKNPSGYESQYGGWCAFAMGDYGEKVEINPETFKVLDGKLYLFYNAYFNNTLKSWNKDETNLKKKADANWKKISVQ; from the coding sequence ATGAACAAATCCATTTTATTTTTACTGTTTGCTTTTGTTTCAGTAACCGGTTTGGCTCAAAACTCAAGAGCAACCCATTTCAATTTAGAAAAAAAAGTTGCCATTCAGGGTTATGATCCGGTAGCTTATTTTACACAGAAAAAAGCAATCAAAGGAAAATCATCTCTTGCCTCAACTTATGAAGGTGTGATTTATTATTTTTCTTCTCAAGCGAATAAAGAAACTTTTGTTAAAAATCCTTCCGGTTACGAATCGCAATATGGCGGCTGGTGCGCTTTTGCTATGGGCGATTATGGCGAAAAAGTGGAGATTAATCCGGAAACATTTAAAGTTTTGGATGGGAAATTGTATTTGTTTTACAATGCTTATTTCAATAATACGCTCAAAAGTTGGAATAAAGACGAAACCAATTTGAAGAAAAAAGCCGATGCTAATTGGAAGAAGATTAGTGTTCAGTAA
- a CDS encoding DoxX family protein, producing MKNPIIFWVVKLVAVIILVQTLYFKFTAAEESVYIFQTLGIEPFGRIGSGVVELIAAVLILIPKTTLLGAFLALGTMLGAIFSHIFVLGIEVQNDGGTLFILAVVTLISCLLLVYAERNKIPDLLRFKL from the coding sequence ATGAAAAACCCAATTATATTCTGGGTTGTCAAGCTCGTCGCCGTGATAATTCTTGTACAAACGTTATACTTTAAATTCACCGCAGCCGAAGAAAGTGTGTATATTTTTCAAACTTTAGGCATAGAACCATTCGGCCGAATTGGTTCCGGTGTGGTCGAATTGATTGCCGCAGTTTTGATTTTAATTCCGAAAACAACATTACTTGGCGCATTTTTAGCATTGGGTACGATGTTAGGAGCGATTTTTTCTCATATATTTGTCTTAGGAATAGAAGTGCAAAATGATGGTGGAACGTTATTTATTTTGGCTGTCGTCACTTTAATAAGCTGTTTGCTTTTGGTGTATGCGGAACGAAATAAAATTCCGGATTTATTACGATTTAAATTGTAA
- a CDS encoding DinB family protein: MDQNRNYTVNKQELNMLIPAIYKTLNELSGLVSQLSDDDYCCPCYDLSNATIGEHTRHIIEMFQCLENQYENGVVNYDNRKRDYLIQTNTAFAKECIDIILKQVDKPNKNLQLQQIVDGEELLIDSNYQRELLYNLEHCIHHQALIKVAIIQSKTIEIDADFGVARSTIEYRKQCAQ, from the coding sequence TTGGATCAAAATCGTAATTATACAGTAAACAAACAAGAACTAAATATGCTTATTCCGGCCATCTACAAAACTCTCAATGAATTGTCAGGCTTGGTCTCGCAACTTTCAGACGACGATTATTGTTGTCCTTGTTATGACTTGAGCAATGCCACTATTGGTGAACACACACGTCACATTATTGAAATGTTTCAGTGTCTCGAAAACCAATATGAAAATGGCGTGGTCAATTATGATAACCGAAAGCGAGATTACCTGATTCAAACCAATACGGCTTTCGCCAAAGAATGCATCGATATCATTTTGAAACAAGTCGATAAACCCAATAAAAACTTGCAATTGCAACAAATCGTCGATGGGGAAGAATTGCTGATTGACAGTAATTACCAACGCGAGTTATTGTACAATTTAGAACATTGCATTCACCATCAAGCGTTAATCAAAGTCGCGATTATTCAATCTAAAACCATTGAAATTGATGCTGATTTTGGCGTAGCACGCTCAACTATCGAATACCGAAAACAATGTGCACAGTAA
- a CDS encoding NRDE family protein, with protein sequence MCTVSFVNANGKIIITSNRDEKIIRPNAIEPKTYLLNDKKVIFPKDNKAGGTWYAIDEHSNVLVLLNGAEEKHVLKDSYRKSRGLIVLDLIGSESPLEAWKAIDLDHIEPFTLVLFENQNLYQLRWNELEKSTLALETNQSHIWSSSTLYSSAVREKRANWFSTFLDTQPEVNEEELFNFHRYTEEDNNEHGLVINRNDILKTLSITQTIIEKNKVSIHYNDLITERDFSNVFLSL encoded by the coding sequence ATGTGCACAGTAAGTTTTGTCAATGCCAATGGTAAAATCATCATTACATCTAATCGTGATGAGAAAATAATTCGCCCGAATGCCATTGAACCCAAAACGTATCTCCTAAACGATAAAAAAGTCATTTTTCCCAAAGACAACAAAGCCGGTGGCACTTGGTATGCCATTGACGAGCATTCCAATGTTTTGGTTTTATTAAATGGTGCTGAAGAAAAGCATGTTTTAAAAGACAGTTATCGAAAAAGTCGCGGTTTAATCGTACTCGATTTAATCGGCAGCGAATCGCCTTTGGAAGCTTGGAAAGCTATCGATTTAGACCATATAGAACCGTTTACTTTAGTGTTATTCGAAAACCAAAATCTCTATCAATTGCGTTGGAATGAGTTGGAGAAAAGCACTTTAGCCTTGGAAACGAATCAAAGTCACATTTGGTCATCTTCCACTTTATATTCGTCAGCAGTTCGAGAAAAAAGAGCAAATTGGTTTTCTACTTTTCTAGATACCCAACCCGAAGTCAATGAAGAAGAATTGTTCAATTTTCACCGTTATACAGAAGAAGACAACAACGAACACGGTTTAGTCATCAACCGAAATGATATTTTAAAAACACTAAGCATCACCCAAACCATTATCGAAAAAAACAAAGTCAGTATTCATTACAATGATTTGATTACTGAACGCGATTTTTCTAACGTATTTCTATCCTTGTAA
- a CDS encoding D-alanine--D-alanine ligase, which yields MRLFFHKLFHWEYWPFQIVYIPIYFLWAYYALKARTIFFFNTCNPTMRNGGFIMDSKIEIYDLIPQQFYPKTDFVKEQLPFEEVENILTNSKIDFPFIAKPDIGLRGSAVKKINSIEDLKSYHSKANFDYLVQDLILFPNEVGIFYVRYPHEKKGRITGIVAKEFLIVEGDGCSTIEELLKANPRYEFQLKALQKEYGSQLKDILVKGEKRNLVPYGNHARGAKFLDYSHLISPELTKVIDDMCLQIEEFYFGRMDLMYNTWAELEQGKNFSIVELNGAASEPTHIYDPKHSLFFAWKELARHITYMFEISVANHKRGYDYLPHKIGMEQYNLHLEQSNKIVNF from the coding sequence TTGAGATTATTTTTCCACAAACTATTCCATTGGGAATATTGGCCATTCCAAATTGTTTATATCCCGATTTATTTCCTTTGGGCTTATTATGCTTTGAAAGCACGAACGATTTTCTTTTTCAATACTTGTAACCCAACGATGCGAAACGGCGGATTTATCATGGACAGTAAGATTGAAATCTATGATTTGATTCCGCAACAGTTTTACCCGAAAACCGATTTTGTCAAAGAACAATTGCCTTTTGAGGAAGTCGAAAATATACTAACCAATTCTAAGATTGATTTCCCTTTTATTGCCAAACCTGATATTGGTTTGCGTGGTTCGGCAGTCAAAAAAATTAATTCAATTGAAGACTTAAAAAGTTATCACAGCAAAGCCAATTTTGATTATTTAGTGCAAGATTTGATTCTGTTTCCCAATGAAGTCGGGATTTTTTATGTCCGTTATCCGCATGAAAAAAAAGGTAGAATTACCGGAATTGTCGCCAAAGAATTCCTAATCGTTGAAGGCGATGGTTGTTCAACAATTGAAGAACTATTGAAAGCCAATCCGCGATATGAATTTCAGTTGAAAGCATTACAAAAAGAATATGGCAGCCAACTCAAAGACATTTTGGTAAAAGGTGAAAAAAGAAATCTGGTTCCGTATGGTAATCATGCTCGAGGCGCTAAATTCTTAGATTACAGTCATTTAATTTCTCCGGAATTGACTAAAGTGATTGATGATATGTGTCTGCAAATTGAGGAATTTTATTTTGGGCGAATGGATTTAATGTACAATACTTGGGCCGAATTAGAACAAGGAAAAAACTTCTCCATAGTTGAATTAAATGGCGCGGCAAGCGAACCAACACACATTTACGACCCGAAACATTCGCTGTTTTTTGCTTGGAAAGAATTGGCGCGACACATTACCTATATGTTCGAAATCAGTGTCGCCAATCACAAACGCGGTTACGATTATTTGCCACACAAAATCGGAATGGAGCAATACAATTTGCATTTGGAACAAAGTAATAAAATTGTGAATTTTTAA
- a CDS encoding SDR family oxidoreductase produces MKNIIITGTSRGIGYELALQFAQAGHQVLAISRKTPQALIENENITCLSVDLGNEEELVEVEKFLATAWKQVDIIIHNAGCLVNKPFAQLTQADFENVYSVNVFGVANLTRVCLPYLEKGSHVVSISSMGGIQGSMKFPGLAAYSSSKGAVITLSELLAEEYKEQGIAFNVLALGAVNTEMLQEAFPGYEAPTSAKEMADYIFNFALTGNKYHNGKVIQVSSSTP; encoded by the coding sequence ATGAAGAATATCATCATTACAGGAACTTCGCGTGGCATTGGTTACGAATTGGCTTTACAATTTGCCCAAGCCGGACATCAAGTCTTAGCCATTTCCAGAAAAACACCACAAGCTTTAATCGAAAACGAGAACATCACTTGTCTGTCAGTTGATTTAGGCAACGAAGAAGAATTGGTTGAAGTCGAAAAATTTCTAGCTACTGCTTGGAAACAAGTCGATATCATCATTCACAACGCCGGATGTTTAGTCAACAAACCTTTTGCCCAACTTACGCAAGCCGATTTTGAAAATGTTTACAGCGTCAATGTTTTTGGTGTGGCCAATTTGACTCGTGTTTGTTTGCCGTATTTGGAAAAAGGAAGTCATGTAGTTTCCATCAGTTCGATGGGTGGCATCCAAGGCAGTATGAAATTCCCGGGATTAGCGGCTTATAGTTCAAGTAAAGGTGCTGTAATTACGCTGTCAGAGTTATTGGCCGAAGAGTACAAAGAACAAGGCATCGCTTTCAATGTTTTGGCACTCGGAGCGGTGAATACCGAAATGTTACAAGAAGCTTTTCCGGGTTACGAAGCGCCAACTTCAGCCAAAGAAATGGCCGACTACATTTTCAATTTCGCGCTAACCGGAAATAAGTATCATAACGGAAAAGTGATTCAAGTTTCATCATCAACGCCTTAA
- a CDS encoding four helix bundle protein: MSESIIKAKSFELAVLGIRFYKSLVSDKKEFVMSKQFLRSITSVGANVREAVNAQSKADFIHKLAVSQKECDETMYWLELLKETDYISVEEFKSIYPKCEEVLKIIRSIIITSKSNS; the protein is encoded by the coding sequence ATGAGTGAAAGCATTATTAAAGCAAAGAGTTTTGAATTAGCCGTTCTAGGAATTAGATTCTACAAGAGTTTAGTTTCTGATAAGAAAGAGTTTGTTATGAGTAAACAGTTTCTTCGTTCCATTACTTCAGTTGGTGCCAATGTTAGAGAAGCAGTAAATGCTCAAAGCAAAGCAGATTTCATTCATAAATTAGCCGTTTCTCAAAAAGAATGCGACGAAACAATGTATTGGTTAGAACTTTTAAAAGAGACAGATTATATTTCAGTAGAAGAATTTAAAAGTATTTATCCCAAATGCGAAGAAGTTTTAAAAATCATAAGAAGCATCATTATCACATCAAAAAGCAACTCATAA
- a CDS encoding SprT-like domain-containing protein gives MSEVLQKYLPEHAVLSCFELIKSNNVHLKIVNERQTRHGDYRRAVGGKHEITVNANLNKYRFLITLVHEIAHLVAYEKFGRLIKPHGNEWKHTFQRLMVPFIRPDIFPHSVLPLVANHFRNPTASSDTDAKLAFALKQFDERKSDIHFVHEVPSGSLFRIKNGRIFQKKGLRVKRYECLEVKTGRLYLFNANAEVEIIPG, from the coding sequence TTGAGCGAAGTCCTTCAAAAATACCTTCCCGAACACGCTGTTCTTTCTTGCTTTGAGCTAATCAAAAGCAACAATGTGCATTTGAAAATTGTCAACGAACGACAAACCCGTCATGGCGATTATCGCCGCGCAGTAGGAGGAAAGCATGAAATTACGGTGAATGCCAATTTGAATAAGTATCGTTTTCTGATTACGTTGGTGCATGAAATTGCGCATTTGGTGGCTTATGAAAAATTCGGACGATTAATCAAACCACATGGGAACGAATGGAAGCATACGTTTCAAAGATTAATGGTGCCGTTTATACGGCCGGATATTTTTCCGCATTCGGTGTTGCCTTTGGTGGCGAATCATTTCCGAAATCCAACCGCGAGTAGTGATACCGATGCAAAGTTGGCTTTCGCTCTAAAACAATTTGACGAGAGAAAATCCGATATTCATTTTGTACACGAAGTGCCAAGCGGTAGTTTATTTAGAATCAAAAACGGAAGAATCTTTCAGAAGAAAGGCTTGCGTGTAAAGCGCTACGAATGTCTCGAAGTCAAAACCGGGAGATTGTATTTGTTTAACGCCAACGCTGAGGTAGAAATAATTCCGGGATAA
- a CDS encoding mannose-1-phosphate guanylyltransferase: MNNNYYAILMAGGVGSRFWPVSTTDFPKQFHDMLGSGDTLIQKTFSRLAKLIPTENILILTNERYNGLVLEQLPMVKPEQVLLEPAMRNTAPCILYASLKIQKMNPDAVMVVAPSDHWIEDEAEFANNLQQCFDFCQKENALMTLGIQPTFPNTGFGYIEFDKSDNNPIKKVNQFREKPDYETAKLFLEAGNFLWNGGIFIWSAKSITQAFEKFQPQMNALFQQGADNYNTSNEKQFIIDNYSKAENISIDYAIMEKAENVYVLPATFDWNDLGTWGSLHEKLDKDEQNNAVVNATVILENASNNIIRSDAKKLVVIDGLDDYIIVDNENVLMIYPKSKEQDIKKITARANEL, translated from the coding sequence ATGAACAACAATTATTACGCAATATTAATGGCCGGTGGAGTCGGGTCAAGATTTTGGCCGGTCAGCACCACCGATTTTCCAAAGCAGTTTCACGACATGTTAGGTTCGGGTGATACCTTGATTCAAAAGACTTTTAGTCGTTTGGCCAAGTTGATTCCGACAGAGAACATTTTGATACTAACTAACGAGCGGTACAACGGTTTGGTTTTGGAACAATTGCCTATGGTAAAACCAGAGCAAGTTTTGTTAGAACCAGCAATGCGTAATACGGCGCCTTGTATTTTATATGCTTCGCTAAAAATTCAGAAAATGAATCCCGATGCCGTTATGGTTGTCGCGCCAAGCGATCATTGGATAGAAGATGAAGCCGAGTTTGCGAACAATTTGCAACAATGTTTTGATTTTTGTCAAAAGGAAAATGCTTTGATGACCTTAGGAATTCAACCGACTTTTCCAAACACCGGTTTTGGTTATATCGAATTTGATAAATCAGATAATAATCCGATAAAAAAAGTGAATCAGTTCAGAGAAAAACCAGATTACGAAACAGCCAAATTATTTTTAGAAGCCGGAAATTTTCTTTGGAACGGCGGAATTTTTATTTGGAGTGCAAAATCGATTACACAAGCTTTTGAGAAATTCCAACCCCAAATGAATGCTTTGTTCCAACAAGGTGCTGATAATTATAATACGTCGAATGAAAAGCAATTTATCATAGACAATTACAGTAAAGCCGAAAATATATCAATCGATTATGCTATAATGGAAAAGGCTGAAAACGTCTATGTTTTGCCCGCAACTTTTGATTGGAACGACTTGGGAACATGGGGTTCACTACATGAAAAACTTGATAAGGATGAGCAGAATAATGCAGTCGTAAATGCGACAGTAATTTTGGAAAATGCTTCTAATAATATCATTCGTTCTGACGCTAAAAAGCTTGTGGTTATTGATGGTTTAGATGATTATATCATTGTGGATAATGAAAACGTATTGATGATTTACCCCAAAAGTAAGGAGCAAGATATCAAGAAAATTACCGCTAGAGCAAACGAATTATAA
- a CDS encoding gliding motility-associated C-terminal domain-containing protein — translation MNGFKLKFSFVFLLITQLSFSQLSNFTLTVAGTNETCTANGKLTFNVSNTTVGSTILYTIYRLPDISTPISVQSTNTLTGLIAGSYRVIATQSLAGNSGMQQQDVDIEDLVVPLTYQVSSINETCGNDGRITVNVLSGTVATNGLIYELFSGPMIRPLQTSNVFNGLTAGEYLIRVFDNCGEGVVQTYNLQSSDTEIAFELFQPNLATCTTVEIGAAFQSVIPYPQGIVKFPLQIVTTLFPPSGPSITYTQNIANGIEFSQIVPLFANQNYSYTFTITDGCGTVYTLNGQIDNLSVEASYQVLPEDCTHQQITFFRVTDVVLVSAPSGFSTSLPQSYTSSIVNSAVTIGGLIAGTYVFNTVDICGNPEVFTIEVVITEVAPPFTFLYNVNCLTGSVIISGIQQMVLISAPSTYNVPLPHDYTALINDANYVTFENIPVGTYVFDVLDLCNQPDTVVVVIAPVSENPVLTVAEGCQDGFGTIRITGQFNSISMTSAPAAYGATLPLNLMGNLVSNGTTLTLDMLPAGNYVIQSVNLCNIPYTTNITILGHQDSTNVAVTPNCGSFNLNLNNTTNTDVSTSYWLQKLNTLTNDWGHPLTGVVYTNGTYPGNGDSVLLTNNSINYNLAYQGHFRILKVFQSFEMNNPDIVYCFKTLYEFDYNGLPQINDVYAVSCGGTFEVIVLAEGFDPLQYRITTRNGQPFVIENGNSNIFTGLQPATYNFQVEDACGNFLNSAFEILSPNPLAISANEINCDGENLTLSAPNFSFFQYEWWKDNNTTNILSTSSTLSFTPFNSVAHNGTYHVRITYTNNQSSCLNQVLSYTISVTNVPPNAGQGGSFSYCGRQGNIDLFALLQGNYDADGIWDEATSSGTLNNNIWDSSNVAFGSYEFRYHVDGSCNAFEEAFINITINEIPQVPTASADSIICEGGNLQLYATNVPNATYQWTGPNGFTSTTQNPIINTISPSNNGIYTVSAAQNSCSSESSSVAVLVNALPEFELSQNCIENEYVVTALPINNSFDPLTANYTWTGPNNFMAAQNPIVITRGEIGLYNLTVTDGNGCSVAQSIDVIRTICFIPNVITPNDDFTNDSFNLAGFEVDRIEIYNRWGRKVYEKNNYIDEWHGQNMKGERLPDSTYYYILSLRTGENKVGWVFVSNNQ, via the coding sequence ATGAATGGTTTTAAATTGAAGTTCTCTTTTGTCTTTTTGCTTATAACACAATTGTCTTTCAGTCAATTGTCAAATTTTACCCTAACGGTAGCCGGAACCAATGAAACTTGTACAGCCAATGGAAAGCTGACTTTCAATGTTTCTAACACAACAGTTGGGTCAACCATTTTATATACAATTTATCGTTTGCCGGATATTTCGACTCCAATATCTGTGCAGTCGACAAATACTTTAACCGGATTAATTGCCGGAAGTTACAGGGTTATCGCTACACAATCTTTAGCAGGTAACAGTGGAATGCAGCAACAAGATGTTGATATAGAGGATTTAGTAGTTCCATTGACTTATCAAGTTAGTAGTATAAACGAAACCTGTGGGAATGATGGAAGAATTACCGTAAATGTTTTATCAGGTACAGTGGCGACCAACGGATTGATTTATGAACTTTTTTCCGGTCCAATGATTAGACCTTTGCAAACGTCTAATGTTTTTAACGGATTGACAGCAGGCGAGTATTTGATTAGGGTTTTTGATAATTGTGGCGAAGGTGTTGTGCAAACCTATAATTTGCAAAGTTCGGATACGGAAATAGCGTTTGAATTATTTCAACCTAATTTAGCCACTTGTACAACAGTGGAAATTGGCGCCGCTTTTCAATCCGTTATACCTTATCCTCAAGGAATTGTAAAATTTCCTTTGCAAATAGTGACCACGCTTTTTCCACCTTCAGGGCCATCCATAACCTATACACAAAATATAGCCAATGGTATAGAGTTTTCCCAAATTGTTCCTCTGTTTGCCAATCAAAATTACAGTTATACATTCACGATAACAGATGGTTGCGGAACTGTTTACACTTTAAACGGTCAAATAGATAATTTATCGGTTGAAGCCAGCTACCAAGTTTTACCTGAAGATTGTACGCACCAACAAATCACTTTTTTCAGAGTAACTGACGTGGTTTTGGTTTCAGCACCTTCAGGGTTTTCGACATCATTGCCGCAGAGTTATACTTCCTCTATCGTTAACAGTGCCGTAACTATTGGTGGTTTAATAGCAGGAACTTATGTTTTTAATACGGTTGATATTTGTGGAAATCCAGAGGTGTTTACTATCGAGGTCGTTATTACAGAAGTAGCGCCACCCTTTACTTTTTTGTACAATGTAAATTGTCTTACCGGATCGGTAATCATTAGCGGTATCCAACAAATGGTATTGATTTCTGCTCCTTCAACTTACAATGTTCCTCTGCCGCATGATTATACCGCTTTAATTAACGACGCAAATTACGTCACTTTCGAGAATATACCGGTTGGAACTTATGTTTTTGACGTGTTGGATTTGTGTAATCAGCCGGATACTGTGGTAGTAGTCATAGCGCCTGTATCAGAAAATCCGGTTTTAACCGTTGCCGAAGGATGTCAAGATGGTTTTGGTACGATTAGAATAACCGGACAATTCAATTCCATATCAATGACTTCCGCACCGGCAGCTTATGGAGCAACTTTGCCTTTAAATCTGATGGGTAATTTGGTTTCCAATGGGACAACGCTCACTTTAGACATGTTGCCAGCAGGAAATTATGTGATTCAATCGGTAAATTTGTGTAATATTCCCTACACAACCAACATAACGATTTTAGGACATCAAGACAGTACCAATGTTGCGGTTACTCCAAATTGTGGTTCGTTTAATCTTAATTTAAACAATACGACTAATACTGATGTATCAACTTCCTATTGGTTGCAAAAGTTAAATACGTTGACCAATGATTGGGGTCATCCTTTGACAGGTGTGGTTTATACCAATGGAACTTATCCCGGTAATGGCGATTCTGTTTTACTAACCAACAATAGTATCAATTATAATTTAGCTTATCAAGGACATTTTAGAATTTTAAAAGTGTTCCAAAGTTTTGAAATGAATAATCCGGATATTGTCTATTGTTTTAAAACCCTTTATGAATTTGATTACAATGGTTTGCCTCAAATTAACGATGTTTATGCTGTTTCTTGTGGTGGTACTTTTGAAGTTATTGTATTGGCAGAAGGTTTCGATCCATTACAATATAGAATAACCACCAGAAACGGACAGCCATTTGTTATTGAGAATGGTAACTCAAATATTTTTACAGGCTTGCAACCGGCGACTTACAATTTTCAAGTGGAAGATGCCTGTGGGAATTTCTTAAATAGTGCATTTGAGATTTTGAGTCCAAATCCACTGGCTATTTCAGCTAACGAAATCAATTGTGACGGAGAGAACCTGACTTTGTCGGCACCCAATTTTTCTTTTTTTCAATATGAATGGTGGAAAGACAATAATACCACAAATATATTGAGCACTTCAAGTACGCTGAGTTTTACGCCCTTTAATTCGGTTGCTCATAACGGAACTTATCATGTTAGGATAACTTACACCAATAACCAAAGTTCTTGTTTAAATCAGGTGTTAAGTTATACAATATCGGTTACTAATGTCCCGCCAAATGCAGGTCAAGGTGGTTCATTTTCCTATTGTGGTCGTCAAGGGAACATCGATTTATTTGCCCTTTTACAAGGGAATTATGATGCCGATGGAATTTGGGACGAAGCGACCTCAAGCGGAACACTCAATAATAATATTTGGGATTCAAGCAATGTTGCTTTTGGTAGTTACGAATTCAGATATCATGTTGACGGCAGTTGTAATGCCTTTGAAGAAGCTTTTATCAATATTACGATTAATGAAATTCCGCAAGTTCCAACAGCCAGTGCCGATAGTATCATTTGCGAAGGCGGAAATCTTCAATTGTATGCGACCAATGTTCCAAATGCGACTTACCAATGGACCGGTCCAAACGGATTTACTTCTACAACACAAAACCCTATAATTAATACGATATCTCCAAGTAACAATGGAATTTACACGGTTTCTGCTGCTCAAAATAGCTGCTCGTCTGAAAGTTCAAGCGTGGCTGTTTTGGTAAATGCTTTGCCCGAATTCGAATTGAGTCAAAATTGCATCGAAAACGAATATGTTGTAACGGCTTTGCCAATTAATAATTCATTTGATCCTCTAACGGCCAATTATACTTGGACAGGACCAAATAATTTTATGGCAGCACAAAATCCGATTGTGATTACTCGTGGCGAAATCGGACTTTATAATTTGACGGTAACGGATGGAAATGGTTGTTCGGTGGCTCAATCGATTGATGTCATCAGGACCATTTGCTTTATTCCAAATGTGATTACACCGAATGACGATTTTACCAATGACAGCTTTAATTTAGCCGGTTTTGAAGTAGACAGAATTGAAATTTATAATCGCTGGGGCAGAAAAGTATACGAGAAAAACAATTATATTGATGAATGGCACGGTCAAAATATGAAGGGAGAAAGATTGCCCGATTCAACGTATTATTACATCCTTAGCTTAAGAACGGGAGAAAATAAAGTAGGTTGGGTTTTTGTCA